A part of Melittangium boletus DSM 14713 genomic DNA contains:
- a CDS encoding Ig-like domain-containing protein yields MKSNNAFSWLTTVLLLGGCGPSPVPQPPAEEPPRLEEVRVTCAPTALVLGQSAQCSASARDQKGQPFTISSFSWTSSDSALAQVDTSGKVVAQAPGSVSIRASATSGDSTRQGEASLSLSARPPTAHSTSISAAQTWTLADSPHEVRGQLSVTDGATLSLQPGVVVLFAPDAELRVAQGALLAPGSSAQPISLVAPDSSAQGAWRGLVFASEGSASRLEHVSLRGCGQPSGEGACLVLRDKASPVLLDVSVDKSGSLGVLVADDGSSFGPDSARLSVSGSSGFALSLASNHADSLPPNSTFSGNGRDAVLLAGDVTHSLSWPNPGVPFVILQRIHVELPVDNEIATLTLTPGTTLRFGSEGELALGSGTYVADLIAEGTADAPILFTSDSASPQPGQWRGLHLGPYITPATRLVHTTIEYAGASGSPRGGTANLNLYGDSGNCGPCPVLQDVTLRKGSGLGLLLNERAKFDPSSTRLTVRDNGGYALAMDPNEVYTLPSLSTYSGNATEGVLLKGFVAETQSWPKLDVPYVIDEVLQVGYLYAPNPVLTLAPGTELRFNLDAEILIGPDVDSPGVLVAKGTAAEPIRFVASHPTSYGANWRGIHIWWGEGSQFDHVLVSHAGANGRRATANINVYRNPAPSITNSQFNWAVCALMTSNKDSGNNQSVSMDYTLPEYNNSFANNDINNQCSY; encoded by the coding sequence ATGAAGTCCAACAACGCTTTTTCCTGGCTCACCACCGTCCTGCTGCTCGGCGGTTGCGGGCCGTCTCCTGTCCCTCAGCCCCCCGCGGAGGAGCCGCCGAGGCTGGAGGAGGTGAGGGTGACGTGCGCGCCCACGGCCCTGGTGCTCGGCCAGAGCGCCCAGTGCAGCGCGAGCGCCCGCGACCAGAAGGGCCAGCCCTTCACCATCTCCTCCTTCTCCTGGACGAGCAGCGACAGCGCCCTGGCCCAGGTGGACACCTCGGGCAAGGTGGTGGCCCAGGCTCCGGGCTCCGTCTCCATCCGCGCCAGCGCCACCTCGGGCGACTCCACTCGCCAGGGCGAGGCCTCCCTGTCTCTCTCCGCCCGTCCTCCCACTGCCCACTCCACCTCCATCTCCGCCGCCCAGACGTGGACGCTGGCCGACAGCCCCCACGAGGTGCGCGGCCAACTCTCCGTTACCGACGGCGCCACCCTCTCCCTGCAGCCCGGTGTCGTCGTCCTCTTCGCTCCGGACGCCGAGCTGCGCGTGGCCCAGGGCGCCCTCCTGGCCCCGGGCTCCTCCGCCCAACCCATCTCCCTGGTGGCCCCGGACTCCTCCGCCCAGGGCGCCTGGCGTGGCCTGGTGTTCGCCTCCGAGGGCAGCGCTTCCCGTCTGGAGCACGTCTCCCTGCGCGGTTGTGGCCAGCCCTCCGGCGAGGGCGCCTGCCTCGTCCTGCGCGACAAGGCCTCCCCCGTCCTCCTCGACGTCTCCGTGGACAAGAGCGGCTCGCTCGGCGTGCTTGTCGCCGATGACGGCAGCTCCTTCGGCCCTGACTCCGCCCGCCTCTCCGTCTCTGGCAGCTCCGGCTTCGCCCTGAGTCTGGCTTCCAACCACGCCGACTCCCTGCCCCCCAACAGCACCTTCTCCGGCAATGGCCGCGACGCCGTCCTCCTCGCCGGTGACGTCACCCACTCCCTCTCCTGGCCCAACCCCGGCGTCCCCTTCGTCATCCTCCAGCGCATCCACGTCGAATTGCCCGTGGACAATGAAATCGCCACCCTCACCCTCACTCCCGGTACCACCCTGCGCTTTGGCTCCGAGGGCGAGCTGGCCTTGGGCAGCGGCACCTACGTGGCGGACCTCATCGCCGAGGGCACCGCCGACGCTCCCATCCTCTTCACCTCCGACTCGGCCAGCCCCCAGCCCGGCCAGTGGCGCGGCCTGCACCTGGGCCCCTACATCACTCCAGCCACCCGCCTGGTGCACACCACCATCGAGTACGCCGGCGCCTCGGGCAGCCCCAGGGGAGGCACGGCCAACCTCAACCTCTACGGCGATTCGGGCAACTGCGGCCCCTGCCCCGTCCTCCAGGACGTCACCCTGCGCAAGGGCAGCGGCCTGGGCCTCCTCTTGAATGAGCGCGCGAAGTTCGACCCGAGTTCCACCCGTCTCACCGTGCGCGACAACGGCGGCTATGCCCTCGCCATGGACCCCAACGAGGTCTACACCCTGCCCTCCCTCAGCACCTACAGCGGCAATGCCACCGAGGGCGTCCTCCTCAAGGGCTTCGTCGCGGAAACCCAGTCCTGGCCCAAGCTGGACGTGCCCTATGTCATCGACGAGGTGCTCCAGGTGGGCTACCTCTACGCGCCCAATCCGGTCCTGACGCTAGCGCCGGGGACGGAACTGCGCTTCAACCTCGACGCCGAGATACTCATTGGTCCGGACGTTGATAGCCCGGGCGTCCTCGTCGCCAAGGGCACTGCGGCCGAACCCATCCGCTTCGTCGCCAGTCATCCGACGTCATACGGCGCCAACTGGCGCGGCATCCACATCTGGTGGGGCGAGGGCAGCCAGTTCGACCACGTGCTCGTCTCGCATGCCGGCGCCAACGGACGCCGGGCCACCGCCAACATCAACGTCTACCGCAACCCCGCCCCCTCCATCACCAACAGCCAGTTCAATTGGGCGGTATGTGCCCTCATGACCAGCAACAAGGACTCGGGCAACAACCAGAGTGTCTCCATGGATTACACCCTGCCCGAGTACAACAACTCGTTCGCCAACAACGACATCAACAACCAGTGCAGCTACTAA
- a CDS encoding Ig-like domain-containing protein: protein MKSNNAFSWLTTVLLLGGCGPSPVPQPPAEEPPRLEEVRVTCAPTALVLGQSAQCSASARDQKGQPFTISSYSWTSSDSALAQVDASGKVVAHAPGSVSIRASATSGDSTRQGEASLSLSPRPPTVHSTSINASETWTLADSPHEVRGQLSVTDGATLSLQPGVVVLFAPDAELRVAQGALLAPGSSAQPISLLAPDSSAQGSWRGLVFASEGSASRLEHVSLRGCGQPSGEGACLSLRDKASPVLLDVSVDKSGSLGVSVADDGSSFGPDSARLSVSGSSGFALRLASNHADSLPPNSTFSGNGRDAVLLTGDVTRSLSWPNPGVPFVILQRIHVERPVDDEIATLTLTPGTTLRFGSEGELALGSGTYVADLIAEGTADAPILFTSDSASPQPGQWRGLHLGPYITPATRLVHTTVEYAGASGSPGGGTANLNLYGNSGFCGPCPVLQDVTLRKGSGLGLFLNENAKFDPSSARLTVRDNGGYALAMDPNEARTLPAQSTYSGNATEGVLLKGFVAESQTWPKLDAPYVIDTVLQLGAQYAPAPTLTLLPGTELRFNLNAEILIGPDVESPGILVAKGTAAQPIRFVANEPVPFSSHWRGIHIWWGEGSQFDHVLVSHAGANGRRATANINVYRNPAPSITNSHLDWGGACALMTSNKDSGNNQSVPMDYTLPEYNNSFANNGIDNQCSY from the coding sequence ATGAAGTCCAACAACGCTTTTTCCTGGCTCACCACCGTCCTGCTGCTCGGCGGTTGCGGGCCGTCTCCTGTCCCTCAGCCCCCCGCGGAGGAGCCGCCGAGGCTGGAGGAGGTGAGGGTGACGTGCGCGCCCACGGCCCTGGTGCTCGGCCAGAGCGCCCAGTGCAGCGCGAGCGCCCGCGACCAGAAGGGCCAGCCCTTCACCATCTCCTCCTACTCCTGGACGAGCAGCGACAGTGCCCTGGCCCAGGTGGACGCCTCGGGCAAGGTGGTGGCCCACGCCCCGGGCTCCGTCTCCATCCGCGCCAGCGCCACCTCGGGCGACTCCACTCGCCAGGGCGAGGCCTCCCTGTCTCTCTCCCCCCGTCCTCCCACCGTCCACTCCACCTCCATTAACGCCTCGGAAACGTGGACGCTGGCCGACAGCCCCCACGAGGTGCGCGGCCAACTCTCCGTTACCGACGGCGCCACCCTCTCCCTGCAGCCCGGTGTCGTCGTCCTCTTCGCTCCGGACGCCGAGCTGCGCGTGGCCCAGGGTGCCCTGCTGGCCCCGGGCTCCTCCGCCCAGCCCATCTCCCTGCTGGCCCCGGACTCCTCCGCCCAGGGCTCCTGGCGTGGCCTGGTGTTCGCCTCCGAGGGCAGCGCTTCCCGCCTGGAGCACGTCTCCCTGCGCGGCTGTGGCCAGCCCTCCGGCGAGGGCGCCTGCCTCTCCCTGCGCGACAAGGCCTCTCCCGTCCTCCTCGACGTCTCCGTGGACAAGAGTGGCTCGCTCGGCGTGAGCGTCGCCGATGACGGCAGCTCCTTCGGCCCTGACTCCGCCCGCCTCTCCGTCTCTGGCAGCTCCGGCTTCGCCCTGCGCCTGGCTTCCAACCACGCCGACTCCCTGCCCCCCAACAGCACTTTCTCCGGCAATGGCCGCGACGCCGTCCTCCTCACCGGCGACGTCACCCGCTCCCTCTCCTGGCCCAACCCCGGCGTCCCCTTCGTCATCCTCCAGCGCATCCACGTCGAGCGCCCCGTGGATGATGAAATCGCCACCCTCACCCTCACCCCCGGTACCACCCTGCGCTTTGGCTCCGAGGGCGAGCTGGCCTTGGGCAGCGGCACCTACGTGGCGGACCTCATCGCCGAGGGCACCGCCGACGCTCCCATCCTCTTCACCTCCGACTCGGCCAGCCCCCAGCCCGGCCAGTGGCGCGGCTTGCACCTGGGCCCCTACATCACTCCGGCCACCCGCCTGGTGCACACCACCGTCGAGTACGCCGGCGCCTCGGGCAGCCCAGGAGGCGGCACGGCCAACCTCAACCTCTACGGCAACTCGGGCTTCTGCGGCCCCTGCCCCGTCCTCCAGGACGTCACCCTGCGCAAGGGCAGCGGCTTGGGCCTCTTCCTGAATGAGAATGCCAAGTTCGACCCCAGCTCCGCCCGCCTCACCGTGCGCGACAACGGCGGCTATGCCCTCGCCATGGACCCCAACGAAGCTCGCACCCTGCCCGCCCAGAGTACCTACAGCGGCAACGCCACCGAGGGCGTCCTCCTCAAGGGCTTCGTCGCGGAGTCCCAGACCTGGCCCAAGCTGGACGCTCCCTACGTCATCGACACCGTCCTCCAACTGGGCGCTCAGTACGCCCCCGCCCCAACGCTCACCCTGCTACCGGGCACCGAGCTGCGCTTCAATCTCAACGCCGAGATACTCATTGGTCCGGACGTCGAGAGCCCCGGCATCCTCGTCGCCAAGGGCACCGCCGCCCAACCCATCCGCTTCGTCGCCAATGAGCCGGTACCGTTCAGCAGTCATTGGCGCGGCATCCACATCTGGTGGGGCGAGGGCAGCCAGTTCGACCACGTGCTCGTCTCGCATGCCGGCGCCAACGGGCGCCGGGCCACCGCCAACATCAACGTCTACCGCAACCCCGCCCCCTCCATCACCAACAGCCATCTCGATTGGGGCGGAGCCTGTGCCCTCATGACGAGCAACAAGGACTCGGGCAACAACCAGAGCGTCCCCATGGATTACACCCTGCCCGAGTACAACAATTCATTCGCCAACAACGGCATCGACAACCAGTGCAGCTACTGA
- a CDS encoding Ig-like domain-containing protein, whose protein sequence is MKSNNAFSWLTTVLLLGGCAPSPVSQPPAEEPPRLEEVRVTCAPTALVLGQSAQCSASARDQKGQPFAISSYTWTSSDSALAQVDASGKVVAHAPGSVSIRASATSGDSTRQGEASLSLSPRPPTVHSTSISASETWTLADSPHEVRGQLSITDGATLSLQPGVVVLFAPDAELRVAQGALLAPGSSAQPISLVAPDSSAQGAWRGLVFASEGSASRLEHVSLRGCGQSTGEGACLVLRDKASPILLDVSVDKSGSLGVSVADDGSSFGPDSARLSVSGSSGFALRLASNHADSLPPNSTFSGNGRDAVLLAGDVTRSLSWPNPGVPFVILQRIHVELPVDNLIATLTLTPGTTLRFGPEGELALGGGTYLGDLVSEGTADAPILFTSDSASPQPGQWRGLHLGPYITPATRLVHTTVEYAGASGSPRGGTANLNLYGDSGFCGPCPVLQDVTLRKGSGLGLLLNEFARFDPSSTRLTVRDNGGYALSMDSNEVRSLPSQSTYSGNATEGVLLKGFVADSQSWPKLDVPYVIDEVLQVGYLYAPNPVLTLAPGTELRFNLDAEILIGPDVDSPGVLIAKGTAAEPIRFVANDPAPLRGFWRGIHIWWGEGSQFDHVFMSHAGANGRRATASINVYRNPAPSITNGQFNWTGGCALMTSNKDSGNNQSVPMDYTLPEYNNSFTNNSINNQCSY, encoded by the coding sequence ATGAAGTCCAACAACGCTTTTTCCTGGCTCACCACCGTCCTGCTGCTCGGCGGTTGTGCGCCGTCTCCTGTCTCTCAACCCCCCGCGGAGGAGCCGCCACGGCTGGAGGAGGTGAGGGTGACGTGCGCGCCCACGGCCCTGGTGCTCGGCCAGAGCGCCCAGTGCAGCGCGAGCGCCCGCGACCAGAAGGGCCAGCCCTTCGCCATCTCCTCCTATACCTGGACGAGCAGCGACAGCGCCCTGGCCCAGGTAGACGCCTCGGGCAAGGTGGTGGCCCACGCCCCGGGCTCCGTCTCCATCCGTGCCAGCGCCACCTCGGGCGACTCCACTCGCCAGGGCGAGGCCTCCCTGTCTCTCTCCCCCCGTCCTCCCACCGTCCACTCCACCTCCATTAGCGCCTCGGAAACGTGGACTCTGGCCGACAGCCCCCACGAGGTGCGCGGCCAACTCTCCATTACCGACGGCGCCACCCTCTCCCTGCAGCCCGGTGTCGTCGTCCTCTTCGCTCCGGACGCCGAGCTGCGCGTGGCCCAGGGCGCCCTCCTGGCCCCGGGCTCCTCCGCCCAACCCATCTCCCTGGTGGCCCCGGACTCCTCCGCCCAGGGCGCCTGGCGTGGCCTGGTGTTCGCCTCCGAGGGCAGCGCTTCCCGTCTGGAGCACGTCTCCCTGCGCGGTTGTGGCCAGTCCACCGGCGAGGGCGCCTGCCTCGTCCTGCGCGACAAGGCCTCTCCCATCCTCCTCGACGTCTCCGTGGACAAGAGTGGCTCGCTCGGCGTGAGCGTCGCCGATGACGGCAGCTCCTTCGGCCCTGACTCCGCCCGCCTCTCCGTCTCCGGCAGCTCCGGCTTCGCCCTGCGCCTGGCCTCCAACCACGCCGACTCCCTGCCCCCCAACAGCACCTTCTCCGGTAACGGCCGCGACGCCGTCCTCCTCGCCGGTGACGTCACCCGCTCCCTCTCCTGGCCCAACCCCGGCGTCCCCTTCGTCATCCTCCAGCGCATCCACGTCGAATTGCCCGTGGACAACCTCATCGCCACCCTCACCCTCACCCCGGGCACCACCCTGCGCTTCGGCCCCGAGGGCGAGCTGGCCTTGGGGGGTGGTACCTACCTGGGGGACCTCGTCTCCGAGGGCACCGCCGACGCCCCCATCCTCTTCACCTCCGACTCGGCCAGCCCCCAGCCCGGCCAGTGGCGCGGCCTGCACCTGGGCCCCTACATCACTCCGGCCACCCGCCTGGTACACACCACCGTCGAGTACGCCGGCGCCTCGGGCAGCCCCAGGGGAGGCACGGCCAACCTCAACCTCTACGGCGATTCAGGCTTCTGTGGCCCCTGCCCCGTCCTCCAGGACGTCACCCTGCGCAAGGGCAGTGGCCTGGGCCTCCTCTTGAATGAGTTCGCGAGGTTCGACCCGAGTTCCACCCGCCTCACCGTGCGCGATAACGGCGGCTACGCCCTCTCCATGGATTCCAACGAGGTCCGCAGCCTGCCCTCCCAGAGCACCTACAGCGGCAATGCCACCGAGGGTGTGCTGCTCAAGGGCTTCGTCGCGGACAGCCAGTCCTGGCCCAAGCTGGACGTGCCCTATGTCATCGACGAGGTGCTCCAGGTGGGCTACCTCTACGCGCCCAATCCGGTCCTGACGCTAGCGCCGGGGACGGAACTGCGCTTCAACCTCGACGCCGAGATACTCATTGGTCCGGACGTTGATAGCCCGGGCGTCCTCATCGCCAAGGGCACCGCGGCCGAGCCCATCCGCTTCGTCGCCAACGATCCGGCACCTCTGCGAGGATTCTGGCGCGGCATCCACATCTGGTGGGGCGAGGGCAGCCAGTTCGACCACGTCTTCATGTCACATGCTGGAGCCAACGGGCGCCGGGCCACCGCTAGCATCAACGTCTACCGCAACCCCGCTCCCTCCATCACCAACGGCCAGTTCAATTGGACCGGAGGGTGCGCTCTCATGACGAGCAACAAGGATTCGGGCAACAACCAGAGTGTCCCCATGGATTACACCCTGCCCGAGTACAACAACTCGTTCACCAATAACTCCATCAACAACCAGTGCAGCTACTGA
- the mutS gene encoding DNA mismatch repair protein MutS: MMRQYLEVKALNPDALLFFRLGDFYEMFFEDAVRASELLQITLTARAKNAEKVPMAGVPYHSARRYIAKLVEHGLKVAICEQVEEAGSAPGLVRREVTRVITPGMVLDEESLEPRASNFLAAVYPGAEGFGAALLEASTGEFFSLEAETSQELVEALARVEPRELLVPEGHRDSPETAFVTSRLSKMPAVAELEKAAFEPARAAVYLRGHFAVQSLEAFGLQDAPLATGAAGAALRYLKDTQKTAAAHVDRLSRQQRGGHLLMDESSRANLEVLRTLRDGGRKGSLLGVLDRTATGLGARKLARWLAAPLCSLPEINARLDAVDELSRRSVWREELTGILKEVGDIERLCGRLSLGAGNARDLRALAVSLAQLPRLAAALARCESGLLKTLAGPLGALPELTQVLLAAVVDEPPVALKEGGFIRPGFHAELDKLVELSTSGKDFLLKIETRERERTGINSLKIRFNRVFGYYLEVTKSNLHLVPSDYIRKQTMVGAERFITPELKEYEEKVLTAEERRCALELELFEQLRAQVVKEAPRLRSAAEGVATADALLSLARCAAEYGYVRPVVDDSEVLTITGGRHPVVERMLGAGEAFVPNDVKLDSGESQILIITGPNMAGKSTVMRQVALTVLMAQAGSFVPASSARIGLSDRIFTRVGAADNLARGQSTFMVEMTETSHILHHATRRSLVILDEIGRGTSTYDGLSIAWAVAEHLHDKCGARTLFATHYHELVDLAREKPRVKNLCIAVKEQGGKVLFLRKLVPGGANRSYGIEVARLAGLPPEVVERARDILRNLESGEFDDNGKPRLARRGAKASAPAPGQLGLFGGGDSGPKLAPAQQKVLEALQATSLNELTPLDALNLLAKLQRELK, translated from the coding sequence ATGATGAGGCAGTACCTCGAGGTGAAGGCGCTCAATCCGGACGCCCTCCTCTTCTTCCGGTTGGGGGACTTCTACGAGATGTTCTTCGAGGACGCGGTGCGCGCCTCGGAGCTCTTGCAGATCACCCTCACCGCGCGGGCGAAGAACGCGGAGAAGGTGCCCATGGCGGGGGTGCCGTACCACTCGGCGCGCCGCTACATCGCGAAGCTGGTGGAGCACGGCCTCAAGGTGGCCATCTGCGAGCAGGTGGAGGAGGCGGGCAGCGCGCCGGGGCTCGTCCGCCGCGAGGTGACGCGCGTCATCACTCCGGGCATGGTGCTGGACGAGGAGTCGCTCGAGCCGAGGGCGAGCAACTTCCTGGCGGCGGTGTACCCGGGGGCGGAGGGCTTCGGCGCGGCGCTCCTGGAGGCGAGCACGGGCGAGTTCTTCTCCCTGGAGGCGGAGACGAGCCAGGAGCTGGTGGAGGCGCTGGCCCGGGTGGAGCCGCGCGAGCTGCTGGTGCCAGAGGGCCACCGGGACAGTCCGGAGACGGCCTTCGTGACCTCGCGCCTGTCCAAGATGCCAGCGGTGGCGGAGCTGGAGAAGGCGGCGTTCGAGCCCGCGCGGGCCGCGGTGTACCTGCGCGGCCACTTCGCGGTGCAGTCGCTGGAGGCCTTTGGACTCCAGGACGCGCCCCTGGCCACGGGAGCGGCGGGCGCGGCGCTGCGCTACCTCAAGGACACGCAGAAGACGGCCGCGGCGCACGTGGACCGTCTCAGCCGCCAGCAGCGCGGCGGACACCTGCTGATGGATGAGTCCTCGCGCGCGAACCTGGAGGTCCTGCGCACGCTGCGCGATGGCGGACGCAAGGGCTCGCTGCTGGGCGTGTTGGATCGGACGGCCACGGGCCTGGGCGCGCGCAAGCTGGCGCGGTGGCTCGCGGCCCCCTTGTGCTCGCTGCCGGAGATCAACGCCCGCCTGGACGCGGTGGATGAGCTGTCCCGGCGCAGCGTGTGGCGCGAGGAGCTGACGGGCATCCTCAAGGAAGTGGGGGACATCGAGCGGCTGTGCGGTCGGCTGTCCCTGGGCGCGGGCAACGCGAGGGATCTGCGGGCGCTCGCGGTGTCCCTGGCGCAACTGCCCCGGCTGGCGGCGGCGCTGGCGCGCTGCGAGTCCGGACTGCTCAAGACCCTGGCGGGGCCGCTCGGGGCGCTGCCGGAGCTGACACAGGTGCTGCTGGCCGCGGTGGTGGACGAGCCCCCCGTGGCGCTCAAGGAAGGAGGCTTCATCCGCCCGGGCTTCCACGCCGAGCTGGACAAGCTGGTGGAGCTGTCCACCTCCGGCAAGGACTTCCTGCTGAAGATCGAGACACGGGAGCGGGAGCGCACGGGCATCAACTCGCTGAAAATCCGCTTCAACCGCGTCTTCGGGTACTACCTGGAGGTGACGAAGTCGAACCTGCACCTGGTGCCCTCGGACTACATCCGCAAGCAGACCATGGTGGGGGCCGAGCGCTTCATCACGCCGGAGCTCAAGGAGTACGAGGAGAAGGTGCTCACGGCCGAGGAGCGGCGGTGCGCGCTGGAGCTGGAGCTCTTCGAGCAACTCCGCGCGCAGGTGGTGAAGGAGGCGCCACGGCTGCGCTCGGCGGCGGAAGGAGTGGCCACGGCGGACGCGCTCTTGTCCCTGGCGCGGTGCGCGGCCGAGTACGGCTACGTGCGGCCGGTGGTGGACGATTCCGAGGTGCTGACGATCACCGGCGGACGCCACCCGGTGGTGGAGCGGATGCTGGGAGCGGGGGAGGCGTTCGTCCCCAACGACGTGAAGCTGGACTCGGGCGAGTCGCAGATCCTCATCATCACGGGCCCGAACATGGCGGGAAAGAGCACCGTCATGCGGCAGGTGGCGCTCACGGTGCTGATGGCGCAGGCGGGCTCGTTCGTGCCGGCGTCCTCGGCGCGCATCGGCCTGAGCGATCGCATCTTCACGCGCGTGGGCGCGGCGGACAACCTGGCGCGGGGGCAGTCCACCTTCATGGTGGAGATGACGGAGACGAGCCACATCCTGCACCACGCCACGCGGCGCAGCCTCGTCATCCTGGATGAGATTGGCCGGGGCACGTCCACCTACGACGGCCTGTCCATCGCCTGGGCGGTGGCCGAGCACCTGCATGACAAGTGCGGCGCGCGCACGCTCTTCGCCACGCACTACCACGAGCTGGTGGACCTGGCGCGCGAGAAGCCCCGGGTGAAGAACCTGTGCATCGCGGTGAAGGAGCAGGGGGGCAAGGTGCTCTTCCTGCGCAAGCTGGTGCCGGGCGGGGCCAACCGCTCGTATGGCATTGAAGTGGCGCGCCTCGCGGGCCTGCCGCCCGAGGTGGTGGAGCGGGCGCGGGACATCCTGCGCAACCTGGAATCGGGTGAATTCGACGACAACGGCAAACCCCGGCTCGCGCGGCGCGGCGCCAAGGCAAGCGCGCCCGCGCCGGGGCAGCTTGGCCTCTTCGGCGGAGGAGACTCGGGACCCAAGCTCGCCCCCGCGCAGCAGAAGGTGCTGGAGGCCCTCCAGGCGACATCGCTCAATGAGTTGACGCCCCTGGACGCGCTCAACCTGCTGGCGAAGCTCCAGCGCGAGCTCAAGTAG
- the nhaA gene encoding Na+/H+ antiporter NhaA: protein METHPHRPVPRIFQVATAPLQAFFRLEASSGILLALCAVAAMVWANSPWADSYGALFDAPLVLGPGETPFHFTFRELINDGLMTVFFFLVGMEIKRELATGELRTLSRAMLPLIAALGGMVVPAAVYAALNAGTPAIKGWAIPMATDIAFAIGCLTLLKGRVSHGLVVFLTALAIFDDIGGILVIALFYGTGLHGEWLLGGLALTGVLWACNHYYVRNGVVYALLGTALWYALHHGGIHATIAGVVTGMMIPARPTRRGRDVLEELRGFIDELLREPRDEAVRTQQLLHIEEQMEDIEPPLTRFVHLWHGWVAYGIVPLFALANSGISVRGMHPADLLAPLPLGVLLGLFVGKQVGIFFFTWGAVKAGLSEMPGGAGLGQLHGVAVVAGIGFTVALFVAGLAFFDEPALLAQAKLGILLGSLLSAVGGYLLLRLARAPRPQEG from the coding sequence ATGGAGACCCATCCGCACCGTCCCGTTCCCCGGATCTTCCAGGTCGCCACCGCGCCCCTCCAGGCCTTTTTCCGGTTGGAAGCGAGCAGCGGCATCCTCCTGGCGCTGTGCGCCGTGGCGGCCATGGTCTGGGCCAATTCACCCTGGGCGGATAGCTATGGAGCGCTCTTCGATGCTCCGCTCGTCCTGGGTCCGGGCGAGACGCCCTTCCACTTCACCTTCCGCGAGCTCATCAACGACGGGTTGATGACGGTCTTCTTCTTCCTGGTGGGAATGGAGATCAAACGCGAGCTGGCCACGGGTGAGCTGCGCACCCTGTCCCGGGCGATGCTGCCGCTGATCGCGGCGCTGGGGGGCATGGTGGTACCCGCGGCCGTCTACGCGGCGCTCAACGCGGGCACGCCGGCCATCAAGGGGTGGGCCATCCCCATGGCCACGGACATCGCCTTCGCCATCGGGTGTCTCACGCTGCTCAAGGGGCGCGTGAGCCATGGTCTGGTGGTGTTCCTCACCGCCCTGGCCATCTTCGACGACATCGGCGGCATCCTCGTCATCGCCCTGTTCTATGGCACGGGGCTGCATGGGGAGTGGCTGCTCGGCGGGCTGGCCCTCACTGGCGTGTTGTGGGCCTGCAATCACTACTACGTGCGCAACGGCGTGGTGTACGCGCTGTTGGGCACGGCGCTCTGGTACGCCCTGCACCATGGCGGCATCCACGCCACCATCGCGGGGGTGGTCACGGGGATGATGATCCCCGCCCGCCCCACCCGCCGTGGCCGGGACGTGCTGGAGGAGCTGCGCGGCTTCATCGACGAGTTGCTGCGCGAGCCCAGGGACGAGGCCGTTCGCACCCAACAGCTCCTGCACATCGAGGAGCAGATGGAGGACATCGAGCCGCCGCTCACCCGCTTCGTGCACCTGTGGCACGGCTGGGTGGCCTACGGCATCGTCCCGCTGTTCGCCCTGGCCAACTCGGGCATCTCCGTGAGGGGCATGCACCCGGCGGATCTGCTCGCGCCCCTGCCGTTGGGCGTGCTGCTGGGTCTCTTCGTGGGCAAGCAGGTGGGCATCTTCTTCTTCACCTGGGGGGCGGTGAAGGCGGGCCTGTCCGAGATGCCAGGTGGGGCCGGGCTCGGGCAGTTGCACGGGGTGGCGGTGGTGGCGGGCATCGGCTTCACGGTCGCCCTGTTCGTCGCGGGGCTGGCCTTCTTCGACGAACCCGCCCTGCTGGCCCAGGCGAAGCTGGGCATCCTGCTGGGCTCCCTGCTGTCCGCCGTGGGGGGCTACCTGCTGCTGCGCCTGGCCCGCGCCCCCCGTCCCCAGGAAGGTTGA